The following are from one region of the Actinopolyspora halophila DSM 43834 genome:
- the rplP gene encoding 50S ribosomal protein L16 — protein sequence MLVPRKVRWRKSHAPKRKGFAKGGTRINFGEYGIQALEQAYVTNRQIESARIAITRHVKRGGKVWINIFPDRPLTKKPAETRMGSGKGSPEYWIANVKPGRIVFELNYPNEKIAYEALRRAVHKLPMKCKIVSREGGDF from the coding sequence GTGCTCGTCCCACGCAAGGTCAGGTGGCGCAAGAGCCACGCGCCGAAGCGTAAGGGCTTCGCCAAGGGCGGCACCCGGATCAACTTCGGCGAGTACGGCATCCAAGCGCTGGAACAAGCCTACGTGACGAACCGGCAGATCGAATCGGCACGTATCGCGATCACCCGGCACGTCAAGCGTGGTGGCAAGGTCTGGATCAACATTTTCCCGGACCGCCCGCTGACGAAGAAGCCCGCCGAAACCCGCATGGGTTCGGGCAAGGGTTCGCCGGAATACTGGATCGCGAACGTCAAGCCGGGTCGGATCGTATTCGAGCTGAACTACCCGAACGAGAAAATCGCTTACGAGGCACTGAGGCGCGCGGTCCACAAGCTTCCTATGAAGTGCAAGATCGTGTCCCGCGAGGGTGGTGACTTCTGA